Proteins from a single region of Punica granatum isolate Tunisia-2019 chromosome 8, ASM765513v2, whole genome shotgun sequence:
- the LOC116189586 gene encoding MLO-like protein 12, translated as MAEYAKERTLEETSTWAVAVVCFVLLVISLFVEHSIHLLEKFLKKKRKVALVESLEKVKSELMLLGFISLLLTVLQTPISNICVPRKIAASWQPCSTPLKSITTTENYERRLLQFLDLTDIPRRSLATKGYDKCSGKGQYAFVTAYGIHQLHIFIFVLALMHVLYCIATLILGNIKMRRWKTWENETRTLEYTYHNDPQRFRFARDTSFGRRHLNYWSRSTITLWIVSFFRQFFASVTKVDYFTLRHGFIMAHLPPGNETKFDFQKYIHRSLEEDFKVIVGISPVIWFSAVLFLLTNTHGWHSYFWIPVSSLVIVLLIGTKLQVIITKLGLRIQERGQVVKGTPVVQPGDDLFWFGRPRLLLFLIHFVLFQNAFQLAFFAWSTYSFGFKNCFHQALDDIIIRVSMGVFIQVLCSYVTLPLYALVTQMGSTMKTTIFNEQVASALKQWHHTAKKHAKASRHLHGDGTSSHVSSRPATPLHGMNSPIHLLNNRNRDSQVQPNDSPQVSPYRASDIGKGDQYDDLDSQFLHPPEGGEIKEQEEIAPTATHQDSGRSSVMPLPEGSDEEVTDISFSEFSVRK; from the exons ATGGCGGAGTACGCAAAGGAGCGTACTCTAGAGGAGACGTCGACATGGGCAGTTGCTGTGGTGTGCTTCGTACTGCTTGTCATCTCCCTCTTCGTCGAACATTCCATTCACTTACTCGAGAAG TTTCTGAAGAAAAAGCGCAAAGTAGCTCTGGTTGAATCTCTAGAGAAGGTCAAGTCAG AGCTCATGCTGCTGGGATTCATATCTCTGCTCCTCACTGTACTTCAGACTCCGATATCAAACATCTGTGTTCCTCGGAAAATTGCCGCCTCTTGGCAACCCTGCAGTACTCCTCTTAAGAGCATAACCACCACTGAGAATTACGAAAGGAGACTCCTCCAGTTCTTGGACTTAACTGATATTCCTCGGCGGAGTTTGGCCACAAAAGGATATGATAAATGCAGCGGAAAG gGGCAATACGCTTTCGTGACAGCATATGGTATTCACCAGCTCCACATATTCATCTTCGTGCTAGCACTAATGCACGTGCTATATTGCATCGCAACCCTCATTCTTGGGAACATCAAG ATGAGGAGATGGAAGACTTGGGAAAATGAGACAAGGACACTCGAATACACATACCATAACG ATCCGCAGAGGTTCAGATTTGCAAGGGATACATCATTTGGACGGAGGCATCTCAACTATTGGAGCCGATCAACCATTACCCTTTGGATC GTGAGCTTCTTCAGACAATTCTTTGCATCGGTGACCAAGGTCGACTACTTCACACTAAGACATGGATTCATTATG gCACATTTGCCTCCTGGAAATGAGACGAAATTCGACTTTCAGAAATACATCCACCGGTCCCTCGAAGAAGATTTCAAAGTCATTGTTGGGATAAG TCCCGTGATTTGGTTCTCGGCCGTTCTGTTCCTCCTAACCAATACTCACG GATGGCACTCCTACTTCTGGATACCCGTCAGCTCCCTCGTG ATAGTGCTACTTATTGGGACGAAGCTACAAGTGATCATAACCAAGTTAGGTCTTAGAATCCAAGAGAGGGGGCAAGTTGTCAAGGGCACTCCGGTGGTCCAGCCCGGGGATGACCTCTTCTGGTTCGGTCGGCCccgcctcctcctcttcttgaTCCACTTTGTCCTCTTTCAG AATGCTTTTCAGCTGGCCTTCTTTGCTTGGAGCACG TATTCTTTCGGGTTCAAGAATTGCTTCCACCAGGCCCTTGATGATATCATCATCAGAGTCTCCATGGG CGTCTTCATACAAGTTCTATGCAGTTATGTGACTCTGCCTCTCTACGCTCTGGTGACACAAATGGGCTCGACCATGAAGACCACCATATTCAACGAGCAAGTGGCGTCGGCGCTGAAGCAGTGGCACCACACTGCCAAGAAGCACGCCAAGGCCAGCAGGCACCTCCATGGTGATGGAACATCCTCCCATGTCTCGAGCCGTCCAGCGACCCCTCTCCACGGCATGAACTCCCCAATCCACCTTCTCAACAACCGCAACAGGGACTCCCAAGTCCAACCCAATGACAGCCCTCAGGTATCTCCATACAGGGCCTCTGACATTGGAAAGGGTGACCAATATGATGACCTGGACTCGCAGTTCCTCCACCCTCCTGAGGGTGGTGAGATCAAGGAACAGGAGGAGATTGCACCGACGGCTACCCACCAAGATTCAGGGCGGTCATCGGTTATGCCATTGCCAGAGGGGAGTGATGAGGAGGTGACCGATATCAGTTTCTCAGAATTCTCAGTCAGGAAATGA